DNA from Methanobacteriales archaeon HGW-Methanobacteriales-1:
TTATAGCAATAATATAAGTTATTATTCCCCCATTTTTGAACATTTCTAAAATGGTGCCAAAAGTACTGGTAAAGAAGTCGAATATCATGATATCTCCGCAATTAGGTTTGATTTGTCCAATTATATTACTTTATTGAGTTATTAAATAAGGAGTATAATCCATTTTTTAATATTTTTTTTTAAAGGAATATTAAAAAATAATTTTCCATGAGTTTAGATAAGTTAATTCTTGATATTTTAATTTGATATTTTTAATGATAGATGATGCTATAATAAATTAGTATTTAAAAATAGTGTTTTTATAGATGATTTAAAAAGTTTTATAAATCTTTATTTTTGGTTTTTAAGATCTAAGAATACATTAAAATACCTTTAAAAATCAAATTTTTAATTATTTGGGATTGGAAGATTTATATCAACTATTTTTTGTTTTTAAGTTTTTCTACAGTTGCCCATGATTTTCTAACAAAATCAGGAAGCTCATCATAGTCAAATTTCTGTAAAAAAGCCTTTGTTCTTGGATCACTAGGATATCCAGAGCCCATACCTCCAATTTTTTTGTATTGACGGTTTAATTTTTCAATTTCTATGTCTCTTTCAACTTTAGCCACAATAGATGCCGCTGCCACGGGAATATATTTATCATCTGCCCCGTGCTCGGATATAACATCCATTTCCTCACCTACCACTTCCTTAATTTGACGGGTAAGTCTGGCTGGATCAACATCTACCGAATCAATAATAACAGAATCTACCTGAGCCATTTTAATGATTTTAATCATGGCAATTTTTTCAATCTCATTTAAATTAACATCCTTGGCCCGTAAATTATCTATATCCTGGGCAGTTATTTTAACAACATGGCAATCAGCCATTTTCCGGATTTTACGGGCTAAAACATTTCTTCGGGAGGGTGTTAGTTTTTTAGAATCTTTTATTCCCATTCTCTCCAAAATAACTATTTTTTCTTGAGGTATGGCTGCACCACATACAACTAAAGGGCCTAGGACCGGGCCCCTTCCCGCTTCATCGATTCCTAAAATCTTCATTTTTTTCATCCGCTTTTTTAAATTAAGTTTTAAATAATTATTATATAATATCCAAAATACATTAAATTACTATTAAGTTGTTCTTTAAGCTATATTAAATTAATAAGTCTATATATTAAACAGGTGCAATATTAGGCCCCATATAATGATTTTCTAAAAGTTTTAGAAAAAATAATTAAATTTTAAGAAAATTATTAAGAATATATTTTATGATATCTTGAAAAATGAAATACTTAATTTTTACAATTAGCACTGATTAAAAATTTCTAAAAACATATTAATTAATCATCATTTTTAATTCCATTACAGAATTGCTAATAGAAAACTCAAATTGCCTACAAAAAATTTTATAAGTTATTAATAAAGGGACAGTGCGTTAAAAAAAAATATTTTAAAAATATTATATTTTTGAAATAATATTTTCTACTAAAAATTAAAAAAAAGTTAAAAATAGATTAAATCTATTTCATTGCTTTTAATCTGACTTCAGGCTCTAGAGCACGAGGTTCAGCAGCCACAATAGCCGCTCCTTTGGCCACTACAGTCATAGGATCATTGGAAATTTCTACTGGAATTCCCACTTCTTCAAATATTCGTTCTTTAAGGCCTTTTAATTGAGATGTTCCTCCAACAACAACTGTTTTATTGTATACTCCCGAAATTAACTCCGGAGATAACCTTTCCAGAACAGCAGCCAATGCTTCCACAATTTTTACTACAATTGGCTCCGCAGCATTAGCAACCATAGTTGAATCAACTTCTATCTCTTTAGGCTTGTTAGTCTTCATGCACTTACCAATTAAGCTGGTTGTTTCTATTTCTAAATCTGCGTTTGAATGAACCATTCCAACCTTAATTTTAGCTTTTTCAGCTTCATGAATGCCTATTTCAACTTCATATTTCTGTTTAACTTGGTCTACGATGTTATCATCCACATCATCCCCACCCCAGCGAATGGTTTCTATATCAGTTATTCCACCCAAAGATATGACAACCAAATCACTGGATCCGGCACCAATATCAATTACCATGGTTCCTGCAGCTTCAGCAATAGGCAAACCAGCACCAATTGCTGCAGAAAGGCCTTCACTAATTACAAGAACATAGCTGGCCCCGGCTTTTCGTCCAATTTCTTCAACAGCATTGCGTTCCACTTCAGAAGCGTCACCAGGAATACCAATAACAATCCTATCAATACTGGTCGTATCTTCTTCAGAACCCATTTCCATAGCAAAAACTAAAAGTGCTTCGGCTTGTGCAACACTCTCAATAACACCTTTTCTTAAAGGTCTTACTGCTACAATGTCTTCAGGAGTTCTTCCCAGCATAGACTTTGCTTCTTCACCCACAGCTAACACATAAGAAGGATCATCCTTTTTAACTGCTACGACTGAAGGAATTTTATATAAGTCAAATTTATCACCAGATGGTTTTGCTACCACAGTGTTAAGAGTACCCAAATCAATACCTAAAGTACTGGTAAGGGCTTTCTTTCTATCTTCTTGCTCTACCTTCTTTTTCCCAAATGAAAACATATTATTCCTCCTCTAAGATCTTATTAAATTCTACAACGAATACCTTGTTAGATTTGGCCACTTCATTGATTTTTTCAATATTTTTTTCCTCTACAGATATAAGAATCGTAGATAAACCCACGTCAGTCATTTTAAATAGTGGATCTACAACATCCCTAATAATTTGAGGTAAATGGTCAGTTAAATAAACATCAGTTTCAATAAATCCAGTAGTGGTATCTTCTAAAATAAAAGAGAATTCAATTTGGCCTTTTTCAGCATCACCTGCAAATTTCTTAATGGCATTATCCGGCCCAGCTAATAAAAGGAGATTTGGCTCATTTTTTACATAATAAGGGGCAATTTTAAGATATGCTCCGCCATTTTCTTTACAAATTAAACTTAATTCCCTTATTTTATCAGTATCACCATATACCATGATAAAATCAAATTTTTTTCTTACAAATGACTCTTTTAAATCAACATGTTCTCGGAACAAAATTTTAACCCTTTCTTTAGAAGAAATAGCAGAATATGCTACATTATTAACCATTTCTTCATTTCCAGCAATTACGCACCAAATGTTGTCAGAGCTTTGGGTGGTGGAAACCTGTGCTGCTTTTCGGAGAACTTTTATTTTACTTTCTATCATTAATACCACGTCTTTTGTTCATGGTAATCAATAAATATTTTATCGGTTATCACAAATATTTACAATTCAAAATATGTGTCCAAAATATATATCATTTTCATAATTGCATATAATAAAATTAAATAAAACCATTGAATTTATGTTGTTTTACCCACATTAATAAAGTTGATTCAATTTCATTAATGATAATTAATTTATTAATTGAATCCAGTCTGAGATTTAATTCATTTAAATAAATCTAATTATTTAAATTTATTCCCAATATTTATCCATATTCTTATTATAGCTAATAATATTTGGAATATACTGATTTTTATTATGCTAAATTAATATTCAGCATATAAATTATATATACTTTGATGTGATAAAATATTTGGCAGATTACCGATAAAAAGATGATAAAAAGATATTATCCGGTGAAAATAGAATTATAAAGACTATTTTGATTCAAATATCTTAAAAATAGCATATTCTAGATAATTAATTATAAATTATTTGATGGGAAAATAATATATAAAATATAATTTGAATAAATTCATTAAATCTAAAATAAACTTTGAATTTACCTATCCTAATTTTTATATTTAATTTATATTAATTTATTAATTTCCAGTCAATTCATGAGCAAATTAGATAAGTTAAAATATTTAATACCCCGGTAGATGGCCTCAAATATAATAGCATTCAATTAAACTTAATCTTCTTAATAATAGTTTAAAAATATTATATTGCTTAAACAAATTAATTATTAATATGATTTTTATTCATAGTGTGGATTTTATTATATTATTCACACAATTTTTTGGTGATAAATAATGTTCGTTGAAGGAACTCTCAAAAAGGCAAGTATTCTCCTTACAATTTCCGTTTTACCATTCTTATTTGGTTATTTTTTAATTACATTCTTCTTATTCTCCATAATTGCATTTTTCATGCAGTTTTTCAGAGACCCTAAAAGAAAAACACCTAGTGGTGAAGACATTGTTGTAGCGCCAGCTGATGGGAAAATTTTAACTGGAAAAATAGACCGTATTGAGACTTTATCATATGAAGACCCACTTATGGACTTATTACTTGAAAAAAACGAAAAAGGCGTTCTTATTAGTACATTCATGTCTCCATTTGATGTTCATGTGAATCGAGTTCCGATTTCAGGTAGAGTAATTAATTCCAAATATTGTCCTGGGAAATTTAAGATAGCTAGAAAAAGTGTTCTTGCTGAAAACGAAAAAAATTTAATTGTAATAGAAACTGAGTATGGTAAAGTCGGTGTTATTCAAATTGCAGGATTTGTAGCTAGGCGAATTGTACAATATGTCAATATAGGTGATTATGTAGAAATAGGAAGTAAAATAGGAATGATTAAATTTGGATCACGTGTTGATTTAATTGTCCCTGAAAAAAACTTTGAAATTATGGTTAAAGTTGGTGAAAGGCCAAAAGCTGGTGAAACAGTAATGGGTCGATTTATAAAAAAAGATTAATCTAAATCCTGTTTTTGATAATGTTTTTAAATTAATTAATAAATAGGAATTAAATCAAATACCATTTTTCAAAATATAAATATGTTATGCAAATCTAGTTATGTGATTTTTATAAAATTTAATAAAATCATAATAATAAAATTGCTTTAATCTTTTTTTAATACATAAATTTAGTAATATTAAATATAAATGGAATTATATCAAATATTAAGCAAGTATTAATTAAAATAATGAAAATTTGTTAATTGATGAAGTACTAACTGTTGATATTGAAATGAATATAATATTTATAAATAAAAAGGCGAGGCAAGAAAAATGAGTTTAGATACTACTCGAATGAAAGATTATGTATCTCTTCCAGATATTTTCTCCATCATAAATGCCTCTTTTGGTTTTTTATCGATAATTATGGCCATGAATGGCGAATTAGTAATTGCAGCACAGTTTATACTACTTGCAGTTATTTTCGATTCCCTCGATGGTTGGGTAGCACGAAAAACAAATAGAGATGATGAGTGTGGATTTGGAAAAAATATGGATTCATTATGTGATGTAATATCCTTTGGTGTTGCGCCGGGAATATTTTTGTATTCGGCCACTTTAACCGCGGATATACGATACATTAATATAATAGTAAGTCTCTTAATAGTTATATGTGGTATTTTGAGGCTCTCTAGGTTCAACGTGATTTCAAATATTGGAACCACCAGAGATAAATTTGTGGGACTTCCCATACCAGCAACTGCATTGGTGCTGTCATCATTTTATCTCAGCGGCCTTTTTACAACTGATGTTGCTCTAATAATAATGACATTATCATCTTTATTAATGATAAGTACCATTGAATATTTTAAGCCAACGAGTGTAAAAACCGCAGGAATAATCTTGATTCTAATACTATCAGTTTGCATGCCTCAAAACATTCAAATTTATCTTATGAATATCCCCGCGAAGGCGTTATTCATCTTAAGTTTGATTTACATCATATTTATGCCGTTTATGGCCTTATTCACAAATCTAAAAAGTGGTCCACATGTTAGATAAGTTGAAAGGTAACAAAAAAAATAGTAAGGATACACCACCAGATCTGAGGAAACCCGACGAAACAGAGTCGGCTGACGTGGGAGGCAAAATCAAAGATCTGGTCGGTAAAATGTCTGGAAAAAATGGTGAGAAAAAGGGAGCGGCAGCACCTAGCGGAGGCCCCAAGAAAATGCCCCGTCCTATGCCCAAGCCCAAAATAAAACCAAAACCTGTGAATAAACCTAATGCTCCTAAGTTAAAGGTTAAAGGAGATCCTAAAAGGCCCCCTAAAAGATCTGGTGGTGCCGCAGGAATTAGTACAGGTGGTTTTGGACGTCGAATACCTGATGACGATCAAAAAACTTTGATAGGTGCTGTTGTTTTTGCAGTTATTTTAATTGTTTTAATAGCTTCGCTCTATTATTTCTTAGTTTATTCACCATATCAACAAACACTGCAAGGTGCTAAAGATGTCAAAATAGGTGAAATTGATGCTTATTTCAAAGGTCCTCTAGCTACTGATCCTCAGAAAACAAATCTTTTGAATCAGATCAATGCTGGAACAACAGCCGAAGAAGTTTTAGCGGTTGATGTGCTTGGCCCAGCCACAAAGTCGTGGAGAGCCTATCAGACACAACAGATAAAGACTAAAAAAGATCCT
Protein-coding regions in this window:
- a CDS encoding rod shape-determining protein: MFSFGKKKVEQEDRKKALTSTLGIDLGTLNTVVAKPSGDKFDLYKIPSVVAVKKDDPSYVLAVGEEAKSMLGRTPEDIVAVRPLRKGVIESVAQAEALLVFAMEMGSEEDTTSIDRIVIGIPGDASEVERNAVEEIGRKAGASYVLVISEGLSAAIGAGLPIAEAAGTMVIDIGAGSSDLVVISLGGITDIETIRWGGDDVDDNIVDQVKQKYEVEIGIHEAEKAKIKVGMVHSNADLEIETTSLIGKCMKTNKPKEIEVDSTMVANAAEPIVVKIVEALAAVLERLSPELISGVYNKTVVVGGTSQLKGLKERIFEEVGIPVEISNDPMTVVAKGAAIVAAEPRALEPEVRLKAMK
- the pssA gene encoding CDP-diacylglycerol--serine O-phosphatidyltransferase; amino-acid sequence: MKDYVSLPDIFSIINASFGFLSIIMAMNGELVIAAQFILLAVIFDSLDGWVARKTNRDDECGFGKNMDSLCDVISFGVAPGIFLYSATLTADIRYINIIVSLLIVICGILRLSRFNVISNIGTTRDKFVGLPIPATALVLSSFYLSGLFTTDVALIIMTLSSLLMISTIEYFKPTSVKTAGIILILILSVCMPQNIQIYLMNIPAKALFILSLIYIIFMPFMALFTNLKSGPHVR
- a CDS encoding ribonuclease HII — translated: MKILGIDEAGRGPVLGPLVVCGAAIPQEKIVILERMGIKDSKKLTPSRRNVLARKIRKMADCHVVKITAQDIDNLRAKDVNLNEIEKIAMIKIIKMAQVDSVIIDSVDVDPARLTRQIKEVVGEEMDVISEHGADDKYIPVAAASIVAKVERDIEIEKLNRQYKKIGGMGSGYPSDPRTKAFLQKFDYDELPDFVRKSWATVEKLKNKK
- a CDS encoding phosphatidylserine decarboxylase family protein, whose translation is MFVEGTLKKASILLTISVLPFLFGYFLITFFLFSIIAFFMQFFRDPKRKTPSGEDIVVAPADGKILTGKIDRIETLSYEDPLMDLLLEKNEKGVLISTFMSPFDVHVNRVPISGRVINSKYCPGKFKIARKSVLAENEKNLIVIETEYGKVGVIQIAGFVARRIVQYVNIGDYVEIGSKIGMIKFGSRVDLIVPEKNFEIMVKVGERPKAGETVMGRFIKKD